In a single window of the Paramisgurnus dabryanus chromosome 23, PD_genome_1.1, whole genome shotgun sequence genome:
- the LOC135781768 gene encoding uncharacterized protein isoform X1 → MSDWKDLETSRGGILRKQTSAPSGPRVTFARPRAEPDVELSRSVGRWTESMSRPAQGPERTSWFVRDTYQELAYAPASYYPKMFVLLGKTYEDEEVPAGVREKKLTSTERLRMSMTRMEASRRARLYSNEEARWALLQILKDWCGPEADRQDKITGSSAEGLVSLVESSGERDDQRKLCVSAPAAFEMWTVPPGTVNDDELVPAAGRQTDMSTPAQGQEVTSCGERDSQWRLCVSAPAACETRFVLPGAIDDEEWVPAVVSTSAAALDEEERSLPVGRQIGRGAFSKVDEGMRKYDGMKVELLFINLFCQPYIIYDLHMIISLLYVTIKYIKKSGKEIYTKIPSNPRTLRQTDPVPAAVEVNTPLIYWPSFNMMPSRCLTNDHQRNLFNLLIRLHISPKGFFPPRTFFLHCKNIWEVFLLGGFFNPGSQPTLALHSTLFYT, encoded by the exons CAGGGGTGGTATTCTGCGAAAGCAGACTTCTGCCCCTTCAGGTCCTCGGGTAACCTTCGCCCGTCCGCGGGCTGAACCGGATGTGGAATTGAGCCGTTCAG TTGGTAGATGGACTGAGAGCATGTCTAGACCAGCGCAGGGGCCAGAAAGGACAAGCTGGTTTGTACGAGATACATACCAGGAGTTGGCCTACGCTCCAGCCTCATATTATCCAAAGATGTTTGTTCTCCTGGGAAAAACATATGAGGATGAGGAGGTCCCTGCAG GTGTTAGAGAGAAAAAGCTTACATCAACTGAGAGGCTCAGGATGTCCATGACTAGAATGGAAGCCTCACGAAGGGCCCGTTTATACTCGAATGAGGAGGCACGTTGGGCCCTTCTACAGATTTTGAAAGATTGGTGTGGCCCTGAAG CTGATAGACAAGATAAGATCACGGGTTCATCAGCTGAAGGGCTCGTAAGTCTCGTTGAAAGCAGTGGGGAGCGAGATGATCAACGAAAGTTGTGCGTCTCTGCCCCCGCAGCTTTCGAAATGTGGACTGTCCCTCCGGGGACAGTTAATGATGATGAGTTGGTCCCTGCAG CTGGTAGACAGACTGACATGTCTACACCAGCTCAGGGGCAAGAAGTAACAAGCTGCGGTGAACGAGATTCACAATGGAGGTTGTGCGTCTCTGCACCCGCAGCTTGCGAAACAAGGTTTGTCCTTCCCGGGGCAATTGACGATGAAGAGTGGGTCCCTGCAG TTGTGTCTACATCTGCAGCGGCTTTAGATGAAGAGGAGAGAAGCTTACCAG TGGGAAGACAGATTGGAAGAGGTGCCTTTAGTAAAGTGGATGAGGGGATGCGCAAATATGATGGCATGAAGGTAGAACTGCTCTTTATCAATTTGTTTTGCCAACCCTACATTATATATGACTTACATATGATTATTTCTCTCTTGTACGTCACCATCAAATATATCAAGAAGTCTGGCAAGGAAATCTATACTAAAATACCCTCGAACCCaaggacattgagacaaacagacccagttccggccgccgtggaggtcaacacaccactgatctactggccgtccttcaacatgatgcccagccgatgcctgaccaacgaccaccagcGGAACCTGTTTAATCTCCTCATCCGTTTacatatatctcccaagggttttttccctcctaggacttttttccTTCATTGCAAAAATATTTGggaggtttttctcctagggggttttttcaacccggggagtcAGCCGACATTGGCTTTACatagcaccctcttctatacgtaa
- the LOC135781768 gene encoding uncharacterized protein isoform X2 yields MSDWKDLETSRGGILRKQTSAPSGPRVTFARPRAEPDVELSRSVGRWTESMSRPAQGPERTSWFVRDTYQELAYAPASYYPKMFVLLGKTYEDEEVPAGVREKKLTSTERLRMSMTRMEASRRARLYSNEEARWALLQILKDWCGPEADRQDKITGSSAEGLVSLVESSGERDDQRKLCVSAPAAFEMWTVPPGTVNDDELVPAAGRQTDMSTPAQGQEVTSCGERDSQWRLCVSAPAACETRFVLPGAIDDEEWVPAVVSTSAAALDEEERSLPEPKPKSRKKIRAFLRRALQAIKKACCCCGNEDIVEPF; encoded by the exons CAGGGGTGGTATTCTGCGAAAGCAGACTTCTGCCCCTTCAGGTCCTCGGGTAACCTTCGCCCGTCCGCGGGCTGAACCGGATGTGGAATTGAGCCGTTCAG TTGGTAGATGGACTGAGAGCATGTCTAGACCAGCGCAGGGGCCAGAAAGGACAAGCTGGTTTGTACGAGATACATACCAGGAGTTGGCCTACGCTCCAGCCTCATATTATCCAAAGATGTTTGTTCTCCTGGGAAAAACATATGAGGATGAGGAGGTCCCTGCAG GTGTTAGAGAGAAAAAGCTTACATCAACTGAGAGGCTCAGGATGTCCATGACTAGAATGGAAGCCTCACGAAGGGCCCGTTTATACTCGAATGAGGAGGCACGTTGGGCCCTTCTACAGATTTTGAAAGATTGGTGTGGCCCTGAAG CTGATAGACAAGATAAGATCACGGGTTCATCAGCTGAAGGGCTCGTAAGTCTCGTTGAAAGCAGTGGGGAGCGAGATGATCAACGAAAGTTGTGCGTCTCTGCCCCCGCAGCTTTCGAAATGTGGACTGTCCCTCCGGGGACAGTTAATGATGATGAGTTGGTCCCTGCAG CTGGTAGACAGACTGACATGTCTACACCAGCTCAGGGGCAAGAAGTAACAAGCTGCGGTGAACGAGATTCACAATGGAGGTTGTGCGTCTCTGCACCCGCAGCTTGCGAAACAAGGTTTGTCCTTCCCGGGGCAATTGACGATGAAGAGTGGGTCCCTGCAG TTGTGTCTACATCTGCAGCGGCTTTAGATGAAGAGGAGAGAAGCTTACCAG aaccaaaaccaaaaagccgGAAGAAAATCCGTGCTTTCTTGCGCAGAGCATTGCAGGCTATCAAAAAAGCTTGCTGTTGCTGTGGAAATGAGGATATAGTGGAGCCATTTTGA
- the gdpgp1 gene encoding GDP-D-glucose phosphorylase 1, which translates to MDDCAIFTYADKDFVNTVSSPNKSRSRFDTALRSGWAEKMDAGLFRYHLGDLETRILPGPCGFIAQLNIMRGTERRKPQEIVSIRQNFDPNLFNFNKINPKELLFELQKVNTEATSEVRCPKMRCKIIINVSPLEFGHCLLVPEPDRCQPQILTPLAVQIGIEAVLLSADPGFRVGFNSLGGFASVNHLHLHGYYLNHQLRLESSPTEHILLKSNLYRLVDFPSGFLFYTQGPDLGLTVSAVCKLTDIMVDKNIAHNLFITRGCPPNREGDPSSARNGVRIVIWPRLSCFGVKEESAFNVALCELAGHLPFKNRKDFETITEDEVKAIIRKYLLSEEEFSKLQMHVMETL; encoded by the coding sequence ATGGATGACTGTGCTATTTTCACCTACGCTGATAAAGATTTTGTAAATACTGTTTCTTCGCCAAATAAAAGCAGGTCCAGATTTGACACCGCTCTGCGATCGGGATGGGCTGAAAAGATGGACGCTGGGTTGTTTCGGTACCATCTGGGTGATCTGGAGACACGGATCCTTCCTGGTCCGTGTGGCTTCATCGCTCAGCTGAACATCATGAGAGGCACCGAGAGACGAAAACCGCAGGAGATCGTGAGCATCCGACAAAACTTTGATCCGAACCTGTTCAATTTCAACAAGATCAACCCGAAAGAGCTGCTGTTTGAATTACAGAAGGTTAATACTGAAGCAACAAGTGAAGTAAGATGTCCAAAAATGAGATGCAAAATCATAATAAACGTGAGTCCTTTAGAATTCGGCCACTGTTTGTTGGTTCCCGAGCCGGATCGTTGTCAGCCCCAGATACTGACACCTTTGGCGGTGCAAATTGGGATCGAGGCGGTTCTGCTCAGTGCTGATCCAGGTTTCAGAGTCGGGTTTAACAGCCTAGGTGGTTTTGCTTCCGTCAACCATCTCCATCTCCATGGTTATTACCTAAACCATCAACTGAGACTTGAGAGCTCCCCGACGGAACACATTCTCCTCAAGAGTAACCTCTACCGCCTGGTGGACTTTCCATCCGGGTTTCTCTTTTACACCCAGGGTCCAGATCTGGGTTTGACTGTCAGTGCTGTATGTAAACTCACTGATATCATGGTTGATAAGAACATAGCACATAACCTCTTCATCACCCGAGGTTGCCCGCCAAACAGGGAGGGTGACCCGTCATCAGCCCGAAACGGCGTAAGGATCGTTATATGGCCCAGATTGTCTTGTTTTGGGGTAAAGGAAGAGTCTGCTTTCAATGTGGCCCTATGTGAACTCGCAGGGCACCTTCCTTTTAAGAACAGAAAGGACTTTGAAACTATTACTGAGGATGAAGTCAAAGCTATCATCCGGAAATATCTGCTGTCTGAAGAAGAATTCAGTAAATTGCAAATGCATGTCATGGAAACATTATAG
- the rhcgb gene encoding ammonium transporter Rh type C-like 2 — MGNCLRACDRPKNTNMKWSLPTVCLIWQLAMIVLFGVFVRYNEESDTHWVEFKKHNNVTSDIENDYYFRYPSFQDVHVMIFVGFGFLMTFLKKYGFGAVGFNFLIAAFGIQWALLMQGWFHSLDYTDGKIKIGIENLINADFCVAGCLIAYGAVLGKVSPVQLLVMTLFGVTLFAVEEFIILNIIHAKDAGGSMVIHTFGAYYGLSISWVLYRPNLDKSKLLNGSVYHSDMFAMIGTLFLWMFWPSFNSAIADHGDGQHRAAINTYLALASTVLTAMAMSSLFEKHGKLDMVHIQNSTLAGGVAVGTAAEFMLSPYGALIVGFFCGIISTLGYIFISPFLEEKLKIQDTCGIHNLHAMPGVIGGIVGAISAAAASETVYGPLGLTNTFDFVGKFAKRVPTAQGGFQAAGLCVALCFGIGGGIFVGCILKLPIWGDPADDNCFDDECYWEVPEDEESVPPILAYTNHMIPNNHADVTETNFVEQR; from the exons ATGGGGAACTGCCTCCGTGCCTGCGATCGCCCCAAAAACACTAATATGAAATGGAGTTTACCCACCGTCTGTTTGATCTGGCAGCTGGCTATGATCGTACTTTTTGGGGTTTTTGTGCGGTATAATGAGGAGTCAGACACACACTGGGTTGAATTCAAAAAGCATAATAATGTAACAAGTGATATTGAGAATGACTACTACTTCAGATATCCCA GTTTTCAAGACGTCCACGTCATGATCTTCGTGGGCTTCGGGTTTCTCATGACCTTCTTGAAGAAGTACGGATTCGGAGCGGTGGGATTCAACTTCCTGATTGCGGCTTTCGGCATCCAGTGGGCTCTTCTGATGCAGGGCTGGTTTCATTCCCTGGATTACACCGATGGAAAGATCAAGATCGGCATAGAAAA CCTGATCAATGCAGATTTCTGTGTGGCGGGTTGTCTGATAGCGTACGGTGCCGTGTTGGGGAAGGTCAGCCCCGTTCAGCTGCTGGTGATGACTTTGTTTGGCGTCACGCTGTTTGCTGTTGAAGAGTTCATCATCCTCAATATTATCCAT GCTAAAGATGCTGGTGGCTCTATGGTGATCCACACGTTTGGTGCTTATTACGGTCTGTCCATATCGTGGGTTCTGTATAGGCCGAACTTGGATAAGAGCAAACTCCTGAACGGATCGGTTTACCACTCGGACATGTTTGCCATGATTG GCACTCTGTTCCTCTGGATGTTCTGGCCCAGTTTCAACTCCGCCATCGCTGATCATGGAGACGGTCAGCACAGAGCGGCCATCAACACTTACCTGGCTCTGGCCTCCACCGTCCTGACCGCGATGGCCATGTCCAGCCTGTTCGAGAAACATGGAAAGCTAGACATG GTTCACATCCAGAATTCGACATTGGCTGGAGGAGTTGCTGTAGGAACAGCTGCTGAATTTATGTTGTCTCCGTATGGTGCTTTGATCGTGGGCTTCTTTTGTGGGATTATATCAACACTGGGCTATATTTTCATCTCT CCATTCCTGGAGGAGAAACTGAAGATTCAAGACACCTGTGGCATTCATAACCTGCACGCCATGCCAGGGGTCATCGGAGGAATCGTGGGCGCCATCTCGGCCGCAGCTGCCAGCGAGACGGTTTATGGGCCGTTAGG GTTGACAAATACATTTGATTTCGTGGGGAAGTTTGCTAAGCGAGTTCCAACAGCTCAAGGAGGATTCCAGGCAGCCGGACTTTGTGTGGCCTTATGTTTCGGAATAGGAGGTGGCATTTTCGTTG GCTGTATCCTGAAGTTGCCGATCTGGGGCGATCCGGCAGATGACAACTGCTTTGATGATGAGTGCTATTGGGAG GTACCTGAGGATGAAGAAAGTGTTCCTCCTATCTTGGCTTACACCAATCACATGATCCCCAACAATCATGCAGATGT GACAGAGACGAATTTCGTGGAGCAGCGCTAA